In Excalfactoria chinensis isolate bCotChi1 chromosome 20, bCotChi1.hap2, whole genome shotgun sequence, a genomic segment contains:
- the MFAP2 gene encoding microfibrillar-associated protein 2 — translation MRALCLVLLGLPALLVQGQYSRFEGITYPEPVQYSQYDQQAEIQDYYDYHDVTPRTPEEQFRFQSQQQSQQEVVPAPTMAAAPETEPTEPGPLDCREEQYPCTRLYSVHKPCKQCLNEICFYSLRRVYVINKEICVRTVCAHEELLRADLCRDKFSKCGVMATSGLCQTVVTSCARSCGGC, via the exons ATGAGAGCGCTGTGCCTCGTCCTGCTGGGCCTGCCAG cgCTCCTGGTCCAGGGCCAGTACAGCAGGTTTGAGGGCATTACCTACCCGGAGCCGGTGCAATACTCCCAGTACGACCAGCAGGCAG aaatTCAGGATTACTATGACTACCACG ATGTGACCCCACGTACCCCAGAGGAGCAGTTTCGTTTCCAGTCCCAGCAGCAATCCCAGCAGGAAGTTGTGCCAGCACCGACCATGG CTGCTGCCCCTGAGACTGAGCCCACAGAGCCAGGACCTCTGG ACTGCCGGGAGGAGCAGTACCCCTGCACCAGGCTCTACTCTGTCCACAAGCCCTGCAAGCAGTGCCTGAATGAGATCTGCTTCTACAG CCTCCGCCGGGTCTACGTGATCAACAAGGAGATCTGCGTCCGCACCGTGTGTGCCCACGAAGAGCTGCTGAGGG CCGATCTGTGCCGTGACAAGTTCTCCAAGTGTGGTGTGATGGCCACCAGTGGGCTCTGCCAGACCGTGGTCACCTCCTGTGCTCGCAGCTGCGGGGGCTGCTGA